The nucleotide sequence CAGTGGCGCatgtctttcatttcatttctcaggagacagaagcaggtagagttcaagaccagtctggtctatagagcaagtccCAAGACAGCAGGGATACAGAGAAACATtgacttgaaaacaaaaaaaggaaaaactgaagaaaaaaagatttattcttatttgtgtatgtgtgggtctctgtgactgtgtgtgtgtgccctcagaggccaaaagacTTTGAATATAGGAGCTTGAGTTACTGGTTGTAGTGAATTCCCTGATaagggtgctaggaattgaacacaAGTCCTttggaaaggcagccagtgctcttacccattgagccacctctccaatctCCCTttgaaagagtgtgtgtgtgtgtgtgtgtgtgtgtgtgtgtgtgtgtgtgtgtgtaagtaagaGAATGTTATCTAGTGGAGGTCAAAGGGTCTCTATTTCCGCCATTTGGGTCTCAAGACAAAAAGCTTAGTGGCAAGCTTTTTCACCCACTAAACAGTCTTGACAACCccattttgttttttgcctgTGCGCAGTGAATATAAGCTTAATCAAGTACTGTTACCGCCGTTTGTACACCGAGAGGGCAGAGGACGACCTTGGATGGCATTCCTCAGGCTCCACCCACCTcggtctgtttgtttttgaaacaggatcccaCTAGCACccgttggcctggaactcctctAGCAGTcagggctggtcttgaactcaagattccctcctcagtgctggggtcacaggtctgCCCCACACACCTGGCTCACTTATTTGAATGAGAATTTTTTGAATTCTTCCCAGAAGGGTCTGGGATGCCAGGTCTCTACCTTACTCAGTTTGACTCCTTCAGAGCACTGGGGATGGGAGCAGGGACAGTGCTAAAAACCACAGTAAAAAAACAGCATTTTGATACCTGGCCAGATTTCCTGTAAAACAATAAACAGGGGATGGGGGGGGGCTAGCATCCTTTGATCTGACTCCTACCCTTGACCCCTGCAGACTGGAAGAACCTCCCTCCTATAAACCACCAACCCCCAAGGCCAAGCTGGAAGAACCAGAGATGGTGAGATGTTCCTCTAGAGCCCCAGCTACCCTACTTCCCTTCCCACTCTTCCTCCCTGGGGTCGAGTGGGAGGGGGCTGTTGGGTTGGGACAGGACTATCTGGGAAGGGTCACCATGAGGGGTCCTGACTTCTTACTCTTATGTCATGCCACAGCCCTCCCAACTCTTCACTCTGGGGGCCTCAGAGCACAGCTCAGTGAAGACGCCCTACTTCGATGCTGGTGTCTCTTGTGCTGATCAGGTGGGAGTTCCTGGGTAAACTAGGGTGGGTTTAGGGCTGGGTTAAGAGTCAGGGGGTCAAGGCTGAGTAGAGTAGAGTGACTTAGGGCTTCTGAGTTGCCCAGGATCTGTGCCTGCAGCAGAGGTACCATCATGGAGACATCCCCCTAGGGTCCCCTCTATGATGGAGACAACATTCCCCTGGGTCTCCTCTATGATAGAAACATTTCTCTGAGGTCTGGTCAGGAGTTGAGTAAGGAGGTCAAAGCTGCTTGAAGGTTAAAGCCCTGATTGGCACTCAGGGTTAAATAAAGATTGAGGCCAGAGCTTGGTAGctcctgcctgtaatctcaacccttggggagctgaggcaggaggattgcaagaaTTCGAATCATAGTGGGTtcaaccaacctgggctacatagttcaAGGCTGGCATGAGTTAAAGagtgagactttgtttcaaaatagCCAAGGAGACCAGCAGGATTGATGACTCAGCAGTTTTGCACTTGCTGTGTCATCGTGAGGACCACAGCTGGAGACTGAGGGAGGGTCTGTGTCACATACTAGGCCATTGCCAAATACCTGGGACTCCAGCTTTGAGGgtcagataccctcttctggcctttgtgtatatatatacacacacacatagacacacacacacacgtgcacgcaaaTTATTTTCAACAACCAAAAGAAAGGACTGTCAAGCCTGGTGtagtctcagtacttgggagtctgagacaggaTTACACTGTTTGAGCCCATCCTATGCTGCATGGTGTATGtgtttgaaaatacaaaaatcaagCAGCTTGCAAGAGTGCACACTTATCCCAAcactagagttcaaggccagcctagaagaaagaaacaagcaaacatacCACACAAGAGGTCAAGTGTAAGGATTTGGGTTCAGGGATCAAGGAAGAGGACTGGCAGGGTGAGGAAGCCAGTGTTGGGCAGGATGCCCATACTGAGCAGTTCCGTCCAGGGAGAAAGGACGACAGTGGGGTGGTTGAGTCTTTTTAGCAAAGGATGGTCAGGAATCTTGGACGGGATGAAGGGGCAGATCAGGGAATGCCATCCTGAGACTgaggtgaccttgaattcctgcttGCTCACCATTTGTAGGACACGCCTCGGTATCACGAGCTGCCCACCCTGGAAGAGCGGTCAGGGCCCCTGCTTTTGGGAGCCACAGGCCTGGGACCTTCTCTTCTGGTACCTCCAGTACCCTCTGCCGTGGAGGGGGTTTCCCTGGATCTTGAAGacgaggaggaagatgaggaggaagaagacttCTTGGATAAAATTAATCCTATTTATGATGCCCTGTCCTACCCCAGCCCCTCTGATTCCTACCAAGGCAAAGACTTTTTTGTGTCACGGGCCATGTATGTGTGAGGCACAGAGCCTCTGATCTCTCACCTTTCACCCTTGACCACCACCCCCCCAGCTTCCCACCAGTGATCTAGGACACTCTGAATTCCAAACAAGCCAGGGTCAGCTATCATCCCTACAATCCACCTGTGACTTCTTAGTGGCTCCACCGTGACCTCCAATTTATGATTCTGACCCAGACAGACCTGCGTGGCTGGAAACTCGGGAATTTTATCTCCCGAGGCAGGGAGCTCAGAGGGTCCTTCTGCACCACCTCTGACCCCCTCAAGGACTCCTAAGACTGTGACCGTCTGACCTTGCCACTCACTGCCCACCTAGATCTCACCTACCCCTAAAGAAGACTTGGGGCCTTGGACTTGTCCTCAGGCAATAGAGTTCCTACAGGTCTGTAAGAAGGGGATCAGGGGCCCCCTGCTGCTCAGACCTGAGCCCTCCAGGCAGCAGAAGCTCACCTgatccctccccaccctccttcccAAAGGTGAAAAGGAGAAGACTCCCCTGTGTAAGGTAGGACCTCCCCATCTCCACCCACTCCTGCAGGCAGGAATCTCAGGGTTCATACCCTCTTCTCATCACCCGGTAccccagttcctgtctccagagcTGGAGGGGAGAGCCTAATGCAAGTGTGCCTTGCCACCCCAGGTTTGAGAGATTTCCTCTCATCTTGAAGACTACTGAATCCTTTTGTCCTCTATCTAATGGAAGGGAATTAGGGGGTTGGCATGTGTATGAGATGGGGCATCTGGGCATCTGGGTTGGGAGTTTGGGCAATATTATTTTGTAAGCATTTCCTACAAAATATGAATTTATACTTTGATAAAGTCTTGTGTTTTCTGTATGTTTAGAGTGGGATAGGATATGAGGGAAATGTGTAAGGGCTGGGGCTTGAAGGAATCAGAGAGCTATAAGTCAATACAAAATTGGTCCCCTCCACAAAGACCAAAGATATCCCAGAAATTGATAATAGTAATAAGTAAAACCGCATCAACTAAAACAAAATGACAGGGATGTAAGAGGCGTCTGACATGCAGACTGTATTGAAAGGACTGGCTACAACAGCTGCCTAACGATTAACAGCTCAAAGTAATGGAAACAGAGATGAGCACACCATAACCAGCCAAGAGGGGCTTAGGTTTAGTAAGTCAATGGCAATTAATAGGCTAAGGGTACTTGAGACGCTGAGGTCAGCTTGGAAATACATAACATAGAGAGTTGGCGGGGTGGGGGATGTCATTAAAAAATAAGTCatggggaaaatattttcaaagaagccCCCAAGGCGTGATGGGTAATGTATCTAAATGAATGAGCCAGAGGCAAAGAGATAAGAAGAAACAAGGAATGTGGGTGTAATGGATAAATAGCCAGGAGGTAAAAGATTCCAAGACGAGACAGATAATTAGAGAAAGGCCGGAAGGATGGTGAAAGTGAACGGGCAGAAATGGGCAAAACAGAGTCGAGGAAATGAAGCGCAATGAATGGGAGAATGAATGCTGGGTAATGGGAAAGGAATGAATGGGCCAAAGATAGAAGCTGCGGTGACGCGGGAGCGGCCGGCACGCTGGGTAACACAAGGGGTGGGCTCCGAGGCAGCTGTGGTCAGGGGAAGGCGGGCATTGTGGGTAAGTCAACGCGGGCCACTCTTCACAGGACTGCTTGAGGCTTTCCCGAGGCACTGTGGGAAGGGGTCGCACTTCCGGCTTTGCTGTCGGCGACCCAGCCCCTGCACCGCAGTGCCTGGTGGGGCGCCGGACCTGACCTTGCTGCCTAGCAGCGTCTACGGTGCAACGCACCTCGGCCCACGTCCTTTGACCCCGGCACCTTAGCCAATGAGATAACCAATGAAAACGTCACCGAAGTCGGCCCACTAGACATACCGTAGCCAATCAGAGTGCGAGATGAGCCAAAACTGCCCAATGGTTACAGCGTTTTCTGGGGCGGAGCTCCGCTCCTCCAGGAGAATGGTGGGGCAATGAGCAAGTGGGCGTTGCGAAGCGATAGGCATCGACGAATGGAGAGCCAGTTCCAGACCCGCGGGGTCGTGAACCAATGGGCATGGGCTATGCCAGCCAATGGGAAAGGCGAAGAAGCGGCACTGACCGATTGACATTGAGAACCAATAGAAATGGGTGTCTCAGCGAGGTGGGTGGTACTTCCTTCAAGAACTCCAATAAAAAGTCTCGCTTTGAGCGCGATGGGCGGATTTTGGAGAAAAATTAACCAATGGGCTCCATGGGGCGGGGAGACAGCCGCGGCGGCGGCAGTGAGTTCGGTTGCGCGGAGCGCACGGGGTAGGAGCGGAGCCCAGGCCGGGAACAggcgccgctgccgccgccgccagtGAGAACCGGGTCCGAGTTGGGTGGGAGGTGGCTGAGGTCGCATCCGGGAGTGTGTGTGGcccctgacctctgccctctgacCCTTCCCCTCGCAGATACCATGGGGAACGTGTTGGCCGCTAGCTCTCCGCCCGCAGGGCCACCGCCGCCTCCTACGCCGTCCCTCGTGGGGCtaccgccgccgccgccttcgCCGCCCGGCTTTACGCTGCCGCCGCTCGGGGGTGGCCTGGGCACAGGGTCGAGCGCGGGCCGCGGCTCGGAACGGACTCCCGGGTCTGCGCCCGGCGGCGCTGCTGGGGCCTCGGACGATGGGGGCTGCGGCTGCCTGCCCAACCCGGGCACGTTCGAGGAATGCCACCGGAAGTGCAAAGGTGAGTGGTGCCGGGCCCAGCTTAcctgagggaaaggggaaggaccCCGGAGGATTGGCGCGCACCGTTGCAATCATTGAACAGAATGTTAGGAGTTGTGGATGGGATGGGACGGTGGGACCTTGAACTTGGAGCTCGGAATTGCGATCAGATGGCGAAGCCCCTGGGGAAGAATGCcacagcaggagagagaaatctTGGACACTGCGAGCCCCGGGACCAACACCGCCAGACTCTTTAGTGTGGGTGATCAGAAAAGGAATTATGGCCCAAGGTCACAGTGTCAGCAAGGTGTTCCCCAGTGTTCCTGTAAAGGGTGCAACCCAAGGGATCTGGATCCTGGCGTAGGATCATTTTGATCGTAAGAGAGGTACACTTCTATCTTTGATGCCAAAATACCTGTTAACTTATAAAATACTTGAAACAGTTCTGTGTGGTGAGAATCCCCATTGTATGGATGAGAAGTTTGGCTAGAAAGTGAGTTTCCTAAATCCAGGTGATTGCACTGGGTTTTAGAAACAACCAGAGGGCCCAGCACCATTCACTGGGCAGTTTCCTTTAGTGGTGGGATGTTCTGTGAGACGTGGGTCTCCGGAGAGAgctggggctgggaggagagcaggaggaatTTGGAGTGTAACAGCATCTCTCTTCTACAGAGCTGTTTCCAGTGCAGATGGAGGGTGTCAAACTTACAGTCAACAAAGGGTTGAGTAACCGCTTCCAGGTGAGTCTGTGGTGCCGTGACCCTCCATGCATACACCTCCCCTCATGCTCCTAAAAGCCTGGGTTTTTTGGGTGGTGACAAGTAGATAGCACTGGCAGGGGCTGAAGCGGGCAGACCCTAtgtcccaggccagccttgggatgcatagcaagaccctgtatcaaacataaaaggaaaatgagCAATAAGAGTCTCACACATTCCAGGATGGCTACTCTAGGGGGAGTGGGAAGGTTTGGATTTAGGGGCCCAGAATTCAAAGGTGCCTCTTACACTGCAGCCTCAAGCCGGGGTGTCACAACAGGTGTGTACCCCACTCTAGCCCCACTTTTCTCCCTAGGTGCCTCTCAATCTTATCCGGCCAAgcctggtgtttgttttgttcggCTGCTGGGTTGGATGGTTTGCCACCCAGTGTTCACTCCCTGCTCAGCCCCAAAACTCTGTCTTTGGATGAGCCAGCTTTGCCAAGACCCCATACATAGCTCACTCTCTTCCCCCAGGTGACCCACACAGTAGCCCTCGGCACAATTGGGGAGTCCAATTACCACTTTGGGGTTACGTACGTGGGAACGAAGCAGCTGAGTCCCACAGAGGTAAGGTTCCTTTggtcattcttccattgagggaatAATGGATAAGTGACAGGCTCGGAGGTGGTATTAGGACAGGTGATTCCCTCCTGCAGCATCATCCCTAGTGTACTTGTTCTTTGTTTGGTCCTGGGTTGGGTGATCGAAGAGGGGGGCAGATACATCAAGACCCAGTGATgatctggatgctgggaaccaggtATAGGACCAGGAATGTCAGACTCTGTACTTGGACGTCCTCTAGGGGGCGCTGGAGAGCCACGGAAAGATGTGGCAAGGGGAGGAAATGGGGTTAGACGATTGCTTCAGGTGTGTTGCTCCTGCTGCCCTAGCAGGGGGTAGATAGTGGGATGTGGAGTTTTGGGAGGGGTAGGAACTGGTCCTGAGTCTGCTTATGTTACCTGttctggtttttttgcttttggagacaaagtctcatgtcCCAGCTGGGCTTGagctgtagctgaggatgatcttaaaAAGTCTTTGTCTCCCCACGTGCTGGGGTTTCAGGCATAAGTCATCATGTGTGGGTTTTatctggtgctgggaatcaaacccagggcattctaggcaagcattcttACCAACTAAATTAACATCCTCGACACTTAATGTGTGCACTTTACGTGAAGTATGCATTCATGCAGGTGCTGGTTCTAGCGTTTGCATTTGCAAAGACCAAAATGGAACATCTGATCTGGAAGCTTACCGTCTTAGCTGGAGTGGCTGACCAGCCAGCTACAGGACCTACTGTCTCTGCAGTGTTAGAGTGACAGGCATGAGCAGCCATACCTGGTGCTTTTGCAAGTACTGGAGATTTAAACCGTGGTTCTCGTCATACTTGTGTGTAGGAGAGTTCTTACCTATCCTACCAAGCCCTGGCTGGACTAGAACTCTTTGTGTAAATCATCCTGGTatccaactcagagatctttttgcccttctgcctctgtctcccaggtatTGGGATTCAAGATTTGTGCCTCCGTGCctgatactttttttcttttgtaaacccTCTCCACTATTCACCTCCAGATCAGCAAGGTCTGGCCACTGACAAGGAGTAAATGCTTCCTGCAAGCTGCTTTAGAGTAGCTAGGGTATCTTGCTTGGCTGCCCATCTGTAGGAAGAGGCTTCTAGTGTTGGGAGGCAGAAAAGCCGTGAAGTGCACACTAACTTACGTTTATTTGTGTGGGGGGAGGCCTGTGGGGGCAGAGTCGTTTCTTTGCTTCTACCTTGTGTGTCCTGTGATTGAACTCgtgtcctcaggcttggtgacaagtgccttgacctccctactgagccatctcattggcccctcGAGATGTGTTCTGGAGAGTAGAGGGGGTAGATATGTAGGAGTCCAAACTGGACTATGACATTACTTGGAGATTGGGAAGTCCCCGGGTGTGGGAAGCAAGTGGCCTGTAATAGTTGGAGAGGAAGTATGCCATCCTGGCAGAgaagacatggtggcaggaatGGAAGACCCCTGAGGAGGTTGTGTtgtcagtcaggaagcagagcctaCCTACAAAAtatgagttcaagcccaggcCACGTAGCAAGACCTACTTGCATAAATTAGTAAACAGACATACAAACTAAAGAGCATGCTGGTGGATCAGACCTGTAACCTAGCACTTAAGAGGTCACAAGTATCCTGTGTGACACAGCTAGTGTGCTGACTGGTTTGTGTCTGCTTGATGCGAGCTGcagacatctgggaagagggacttcAGTTGGGAATGCCACCCCCAGATTGACTGCAGGGAGTGTTCGTGAGTGATGATAGATgtgagggcccagctcactgggcaatgccacccctggactggtggtcctgggtgctatggGCAAGGCTAATAAGCAAACCAGTGAGTAGCACCCGCAGGGCCTCAGCACTCAGATCCTGTCCCAACATCCCTCAGTGATGCACTGTGCTGTGGAACTAGAAGGCAAAGTCCATCTTTTCTCCCCCAGTTTAACTTTTGGTGCTGGTGCTCATCTCAGCAACGGAAACAAAGAGCGTTCCTTTGAGGCTGCTCTGAGCAACGCGAAGCCCtatctcaaagagagagagagtaactgggcagtggtggcgcacaccctttatggcagcactcaagaggcaggaggatctctgcattTGTGACCAGCCTGCTttgcagagttccaggacagccagggctactcagagaagccagggcttgaaaactttaaaagaaaaaaaaaagccgcaGCTAATCAGTACCCAGATCATCGGCCTGGCAGGATGAGCCGTGACAGAAGCATTGGGCTCACAATCCAGAAGTTCCAGAGGGGGCTGTGTTGCTGAGGGGACCAAAATGGGCACAGGCAAGCACTgaggaggcttcctggaggaggggcTTCTTGCTAAGACTTACTGCTGTGTTGCGTCTCTGACCTCTTAGCGGCCCTCTGCCCCACAGGCCTTTCCCGTGCTGGTAGGTGACATGGACAACAGTGGCAGCCTCAATGCACAGGTCATCCATCAGCTGAGCCCAGGCCTCAGGTCCAAGATGGCCATCCAGGTGAGtcgtgcatgggtgtgtgtagcCTGTCACCCTCACAGGTGCTCCCTCATCATGGTCCTCACACTACCCCTCCCCCACAGACCCAGCAGTCAAAGTTCGTGAACTGGCAGGTGGATGGGGAGTACCGGGGTTCTGACTTCACGGCTGCTGTCACCCTAGGGAACCCAGATGTCTTGGTGGGTTCAGgtaagaggtgggggaggggctcatggGTGGTCCTGAAGCCTTGATCCCCCTTCCCCACAAGGCATGTGTGACTTTGTCTCTTGCGGTCTCCCATGCTTCCCTCTGAGGGATGGCAGAGTAGGAAGGAACAACTTGAGACACTTGGGTGTCAGACAAGCTTGTGATCCCAGTGCTTGCAAGACTAAGGCAGGGCAGTGTCCCTGCTATGaatccctgcctcaaaaaaaaaaaaaaaagaaaaagaaaagaataaaaaacaaaaggccaggtgtggtcacacctgtaatcccagggctggagaggctcAAAGATCAGGCTTGGAACCCTTTAGGGAGGgtacatgttctttttttaaaaaaaaattattagccgggtggtggtggcgcacgcctttaatcccagcactggggaggcagaggcaggcggatctctgtgagttcgagaccagcctggtctacaagagctagttccaggacaggctccaaaaccacagagaaaccctgtctcgaaaaaccaaaaaaaaaaaaaaaattatttgctgtgtatggtgtttgcctgcatgtgcgtCTGTTGCCCTGAGAGACAGAAGAGCATATCCACCCCCTTGAGCTGGGATTAGACTGCTGCGAGCCACCTTATGGCTGCTGGACATAGGATCTGGGTCCCCTGAAGGACACCTTTAAGGCTAGTCTGCACTAACTGCATAGTGAAGTGGTCtttgaaacaaagaaaccaaaataaatgaataataaatgtgGGTTTGGTGATACAAACCTGTACTCGGGCACACGGCAGATTGGTGCTggtgaaggccagcctggagcgTTGGCTCTCTGCTGCTGTGGTCGAAGCGCCATGGCTTACAGATCCAGAGAGTTTGTCATGGCAGTGAGACATGACAGCAAGTGGCACGCATGGCAAcagaaacaggaagcaaagagaccaCACTGGAAATGGCATGAGGCTTTGAAAGTTCAGAGCCTACCTCCAATGACAAATTCTCaagcaaggccacgcctcctggGCCTCTCCAAACAGCATGACCCactgagatgcagaggaagcagaaatgatCAGGGGAGGGCATGTGGTGTGCTAAAAGACAACCTTGGGCCatatggtggtggcgcacgcctttaatcccaggcaccaaagctacagagaaaccctccccCCCCTCGCCAAGAGAAGTCCAGATATTAGTACCCACTTTGACCTGTCTGGTCGTTCCTCGCCGGTACATGGTTACCCTGTGCCACCATTCCACGTGCTATTGCCCTCAAGTCCATGTCTCACACTAAGAATAGTTCCCATCACCTGGTACCCAGCACGTGCCTGACCTGACAGTGCCATGAGCCCATAAAGACTCACCAGTGTCACTAGGGTCCACATGACCAAGCAGCAGTCCAGGGTTGAACTATGTCCCCACCCTCATCGTCACTGATCCATGAGGATAGACCaaggttgtcttttttttttttttttggtttttcgagacagggtttctctgtagctttggtgcccgtcctggaactagctcttgtagaccaggctggtctcgaactcacagagatccacctgactcccgagtgctgggattaaaggcgtgcgctaccgcTGCCCAGCTCCCATTCTTTTCTGGTTGCAGACAGAAGTTGGCTGCTCGCCTGTCTTGTTCACGCTTTGAATGTGTGCTGAGTGTGCCCCATACAGTGTATTTAAGTACTGGTGATGGGGTAATGAGCAGAGTCCA is from Microtus pennsylvanicus isolate mMicPen1 chromosome 1, mMicPen1.hap1, whole genome shotgun sequence and encodes:
- the Tomm40 gene encoding mitochondrial import receptor subunit TOM40 homolog — its product is MGNVLAASSPPAGPPPPPTPSLVGLPPPPPSPPGFTLPPLGGGLGTGSSAGRGSERTPGSAPGGAAGASDDGGCGCLPNPGTFEECHRKCKELFPVQMEGVKLTVNKGLSNRFQVTHTVALGTIGESNYHFGVTYVGTKQLSPTEAFPVLVGDMDNSGSLNAQVIHQLSPGLRSKMAIQTQQSKFVNWQVDGEYRGSDFTAAVTLGNPDVLVGSGILVAHYLQSITPCLALGGELVYHRRPGEEGTVMSLAGKYTLNNWLATVTLGQAGMHATYYHKASDQLQVGVEFEASTRMQDTSASFGYQLDLPKANFLFKGSVNSNWIVGATLEKKLPPLPLTLSLCAFLNHRKNKFLCGFGLTIG